Within Acinetobacter sp. LoGeW2-3, the genomic segment AGTCAATCGCTTATCATAACGCATGATAATTTGATTTTTTTTTAATACTGATTAGGTAATGTTATGTCTACATCGGATGCACAGCATTCTGCAGATTTAAATGCAGAAACAGTTTCAGCTATTGCGAACCTTGCACGGTTATCTCTGAATGATACGCAATCTGCTGAATATGCTCAAAGTTTAAATAAAATTTTAGGCATGATGGAAACGCTGAAAGGTATCAATACTGACGGTGTTGAACCATTAAAAAGCCCTTTCGACCATCCTCAGCCATTACGTGAAGATGTGGTCAGTGAAAGTAATCACCGTGATGAATATCAGGCAGTTGCGCCAGCGGTACAGGAAGGCTTGTACCTCGTTCCTCGCGTGATTGAGTAATTACTATCCAGTTCACTCTTTTTATTAAATTAAACGTAAAGAATTATTTCTCATGACAGATTTACACCGCCTATCAATTCGTGAACTTACCGAAGGTTTGGCCAATGCTAAGTTTTCATCACGCGAATTGACTGAACACTATTTAAAACGCATCGAAAAAGTGGATGCTCAAGTGAAGTCATACGTGACTGTAACTGCTGAGCAAGCTCTGGCACAGGCCGATGCTGCTGACGCACTGCGTCGTGCTGGTAGCGCAAATGTGCTGACTGGTGTGCCCATTGCGCATAAAGATATTTTCTGTACCCAAGGCATTAAAACCACAGCCGGTTCTAAAATGCTGGACAATTTTATCTCTCCTTACGACGCGACCGTTGTAGCGAAAGGTAAAGCTGCGGGCCTGGTGACGCTTGGTAAAGTGAACATGGACGAATTCGCCATGGGTTCAACTTCTGAGTCATCTTACTTTGGCGCGACCAAAAACCCTTGGGCACTGGATCACGTTCCGGGCGGTTCTTCAGGCGGCTCTGCAGCAGTTGTCGCTGCTGACTTGGCTCCTTTTGCAACCGGTACCGATACTGGTGGTTCGATCCGTCAGCCAGCATCTTTCTGTGGTTTGACTGGTCTGAAACCAACTTATGGCCGTGTATCACGTTTCGGTATGATTGCGTATGCATCATCTTTAGACCAAGGTGGTCCAATGGCACGTTCAGCTGAAGACTGTGCTTACCTGATGAATGTCATGGCGGGTCACGATGCGAAAGATTCAACTTCAATGGACAAAGAAGTTGATGACTACGTCGAAAACCTGAACGGCACTTCTGTGAAAGGTTTACGTATTGGTATTCCGAAGCAGTATTTCAACGTTCAAGGTCTGGATGCAGACGTTAAAGCACGTGTTGAAGAATCACTGAAAAAACTGGAAGAAATGGGCGCTACGTTGGTTGAGATTGATCTCAACATGACTGAAGCTTATGTTCCAACTTACTATCTGATCGCGCCTGCTGAAGCATCTTCTAACCTGTCTCGTTATGATGGCGTGCGTTATGGCTACCGCTGTGAAGAACCTAAAGATCTTCTCGATCTTTACAAACGTTCTCGTTCAGAAGGCTTTGGTGCTGAAGTTCAGCGTCGTATCCTGATTGGTACCTATGCCCTATCTGCTGGTTATTACGATGCTTATTATGTGAAAGCACAAAAAGTACGTCGTTTAATCCAACAAGATTTCTTAAAAGCATTTGAATCTGTAGACGTCATTGCTGCGCCTTCTGCGCCGACTACCGCATATCGCATCGGTGCCAACCTGTCTCCGGTAGAAATGTACCTAGGTGACATCTACACCATCGCGGTGAACTTGGCAGGTCTTCCTGCGATTAACGCGCCTGTTGGTTTTGACAAAGACAACTTGCCAGTTGGCTTACAGCTGATTGGTAATTACTGGTCAGAATCTCAATTGTTGTCTGTGGTACACCAGTATCAACAAGCAACAGATTGGCATACTAAACGCGCTGCAATTGCTGAGGAGAATGCATAATGGCTAAAAACGCTGCTAAACCAAAATCTAACCTGATTGACGGTTGGGAAGTCGTTATTGGTATCGAGATTCACACTCAGCTTGCGACGAAATCTAAAATCTTCTCGGGTTCATCGACTGAATTCGGTAATGATCCAAACACTCAGGCCAGCCTTGTAGATTTGGCCATGCCGGGCGTGTTGCCAGTATTGAATAAAGAAGTGGTTGATCTTGCGATCCGCTTTGGTCTGGGTATTGATGCGTACATCGACCAGGCTTCTGTATTTGCACGTAAAAACTACTTCTACCCGGATTCTCCAAAAGGCTATCAGATTAGCCAGATGGACAACCCGATTGTGGGCTTGGGTCATATCGACATCCAGCTTGAAGATGGCACAGTTAAACGCATTGGCGTAACGCGTGCTCATCTTGAAGAAGATGCGGGTAAATCAATCCATGACCAGTTTGAAGGCATGTCAGGTATCGACTTGAACCGTGCCGGTACGCCGCTTCTTGAAATCGTATCTGAACCAGATATGCGTTCGGTTGAAGAAGCGGTTGCCTACATCAAGGCGATTCACACGCTGGTACGCTGGTTAGGTATTTCTGACGGTAACATGGCTGAAGGTTCATTCCGTGCAGACTGTAACGTGTCTTTACGTCGTCCGGGTCAACCGTTCGGCACACGTTGTGAATTGAAAAACCTGAACTCATTCCGTTTCATTGAACAGGCGATCAATGTTGAAATTGAACGCCAAATGGAAATTCTGGAATGGGACGGCACCATTGATCAGGAAACGCGTTTATTCGACCCTGTGAAGATGGAAACTCGTTCAATGCGTTCTAAAGAAGAAGCGAACGATTACCGCTACTTCCCAGATCCAGATTTATTGCCTGTGGTGATTCCAGATGCGCAAATCGAGGCGATTAAAGCGCAAATGCCTGAGCTTCCTGCTGCACGTCGTGCGCGTTTCGTGGCTGACTTCGGCGTGACTGAATACGATGCTCACGTTCTTACATTGACTCGTGAAATGTCAGAATTCTACGAAGAAGTTGTCGCTGCTGCTGGCGGTGCT encodes:
- the gatC gene encoding Asp-tRNA(Asn)/Glu-tRNA(Gln) amidotransferase subunit GatC, producing MSTSDAQHSADLNAETVSAIANLARLSLNDTQSAEYAQSLNKILGMMETLKGINTDGVEPLKSPFDHPQPLREDVVSESNHRDEYQAVAPAVQEGLYLVPRVIE
- the gatA gene encoding Asp-tRNA(Asn)/Glu-tRNA(Gln) amidotransferase subunit GatA, which translates into the protein MTDLHRLSIRELTEGLANAKFSSRELTEHYLKRIEKVDAQVKSYVTVTAEQALAQADAADALRRAGSANVLTGVPIAHKDIFCTQGIKTTAGSKMLDNFISPYDATVVAKGKAAGLVTLGKVNMDEFAMGSTSESSYFGATKNPWALDHVPGGSSGGSAAVVAADLAPFATGTDTGGSIRQPASFCGLTGLKPTYGRVSRFGMIAYASSLDQGGPMARSAEDCAYLMNVMAGHDAKDSTSMDKEVDDYVENLNGTSVKGLRIGIPKQYFNVQGLDADVKARVEESLKKLEEMGATLVEIDLNMTEAYVPTYYLIAPAEASSNLSRYDGVRYGYRCEEPKDLLDLYKRSRSEGFGAEVQRRILIGTYALSAGYYDAYYVKAQKVRRLIQQDFLKAFESVDVIAAPSAPTTAYRIGANLSPVEMYLGDIYTIAVNLAGLPAINAPVGFDKDNLPVGLQLIGNYWSESQLLSVVHQYQQATDWHTKRAAIAEENA
- the gatB gene encoding Asp-tRNA(Asn)/Glu-tRNA(Gln) amidotransferase subunit GatB; protein product: MAKNAAKPKSNLIDGWEVVIGIEIHTQLATKSKIFSGSSTEFGNDPNTQASLVDLAMPGVLPVLNKEVVDLAIRFGLGIDAYIDQASVFARKNYFYPDSPKGYQISQMDNPIVGLGHIDIQLEDGTVKRIGVTRAHLEEDAGKSIHDQFEGMSGIDLNRAGTPLLEIVSEPDMRSVEEAVAYIKAIHTLVRWLGISDGNMAEGSFRADCNVSLRRPGQPFGTRCELKNLNSFRFIEQAINVEIERQMEILEWDGTIDQETRLFDPVKMETRSMRSKEEANDYRYFPDPDLLPVVIPDAQIEAIKAQMPELPAARRARFVADFGVTEYDAHVLTLTREMSEFYEEVVAAAGGAAQGKIAANWVMGEFSGALNKAGLDLADSPVSAEKLGGMIARIVDNTISGKIAKQVFGFMWEEGKTADEIIAEKGLKQETDTGAIEAIIKEVLAANEKMVEEYKSGKEKAFNGLVGQVMKASRGKANPAQVNELMKKLIG